Proteins co-encoded in one Flavivirga eckloniae genomic window:
- the ribD gene encoding bifunctional diaminohydroxyphosphoribosylaminopyrimidine deaminase/5-amino-6-(5-phosphoribosylamino)uracil reductase RibD encodes MTKHETYIKRCIEIAKNGLGTTRPNPMVGSVIVYKDKIISEGYTSPYGGNHAEVNAINAVTNKALLKEATIYVTLEPCSHYGKTPPCSDLIIKHKIPNVVIGCIDDNAMVAGKGIKKLQEAGCNVTVGVLETECKAHHKRFFTFHNKKRPYIILKWAETSDGFIAPKSKDEQKPVWISSTTSRQLVHKWRSEEQAILVGTNTVLQDNPSLTVRDWKGNHPIRIVLDKDLKLPVTYSVFNEEAKTITISENTIDYHKPVAQQICDALYKEDINSIIIEGGQKTIQTFIDENLWDEARIFIGQAKFNEGVNAPKFVGKLVSEEKIMTDTLKFYKND; translated from the coding sequence TTGACTAAACACGAAACATACATAAAACGTTGTATCGAAATTGCAAAAAACGGTTTGGGAACCACAAGACCAAATCCTATGGTTGGCAGTGTTATTGTATATAAAGACAAAATTATAAGCGAAGGCTACACCAGTCCTTATGGTGGCAATCATGCAGAAGTTAACGCTATAAATGCCGTTACAAACAAAGCTTTACTAAAAGAAGCTACTATTTATGTTACTCTGGAACCCTGCTCACATTACGGAAAAACACCGCCCTGCAGCGACCTTATCATCAAGCACAAAATACCCAACGTTGTTATTGGCTGTATAGACGACAACGCCATGGTAGCCGGTAAAGGCATAAAAAAGCTCCAGGAAGCCGGTTGCAATGTTACTGTTGGCGTTTTAGAAACTGAATGCAAAGCGCACCATAAACGATTTTTCACATTCCATAATAAAAAACGGCCTTATATTATTTTAAAATGGGCAGAAACTAGCGATGGCTTTATAGCTCCAAAAAGTAAGGATGAACAAAAACCAGTTTGGATTTCCTCTACAACATCAAGGCAATTAGTCCATAAATGGCGCTCGGAAGAACAAGCCATTTTAGTAGGAACCAATACCGTTTTACAAGACAACCCTAGTTTAACTGTAAGAGACTGGAAAGGCAACCATCCCATTCGAATTGTTTTGGACAAAGACCTAAAACTCCCAGTAACATATTCTGTTTTCAACGAGGAAGCCAAAACAATTACTATAAGCGAAAACACGATCGATTACCACAAACCTGTGGCTCAGCAAATATGTGATGCTCTTTATAAGGAAGACATTAACTCTATAATTATTGAAGGCGGACAAAAAACGATACAAACATTTATAGATGAAAATCTTTGGGACGAAGCAAGAATCTTTATCGGTCAGGCTAAATTTAATGAAGGCGTAAACGCCCCTAAATTTGTAGGCAAATTAGTTTCTGAAGAAAAAATCATGACAGA
- the prmC gene encoding peptide chain release factor N(5)-glutamine methyltransferase, with protein sequence MILKEIQGVFHKELDLIYGKEETDSFFFLLIEAYYGLTRMQLALQPGYKAGKTDTILEALELLKEEQPIQYILGSTDFYGLSFKVNNHVLIPRPETEELVDWIVSRQKKEKQQQLNILDIGTGSGCIAISLAKSLPNAKVYALDVSKEALKVAKTNAELNDVEVAFVESDILDKELVDAGFKNLKFDVIVSNPPYIREREKKMMRPNVVNNEPHLALFVKDENPLKFYEAITYFALDNLKENGLLFFEINEYLGRNMIRLLKDNGFNNIQLKQDIFKKDRMIKAFV encoded by the coding sequence ATGATTTTAAAAGAAATTCAGGGGGTATTCCATAAGGAATTGGATCTTATTTATGGGAAAGAGGAGACAGATAGCTTCTTTTTTCTGTTAATAGAGGCGTATTATGGCTTAACCAGAATGCAATTGGCTTTGCAGCCTGGTTATAAAGCTGGCAAAACGGATACTATTTTAGAAGCTTTGGAATTGTTGAAAGAAGAACAGCCCATTCAATATATTTTAGGGAGTACTGATTTTTATGGTTTGTCCTTTAAGGTTAATAATCATGTATTGATTCCCAGACCGGAAACGGAAGAGCTTGTAGATTGGATTGTTTCCAGGCAAAAAAAAGAAAAACAACAACAGCTAAATATATTGGATATTGGTACGGGAAGCGGGTGCATCGCTATTTCCTTGGCTAAGAGCTTGCCAAATGCAAAGGTATATGCTTTAGATGTTAGCAAAGAAGCACTTAAAGTGGCAAAAACAAATGCAGAATTGAATGATGTTGAGGTTGCTTTTGTTGAATCGGATATTCTAGATAAAGAGCTTGTTGATGCAGGTTTTAAGAACTTGAAATTTGATGTTATTGTATCTAACCCACCTTATATTAGAGAGCGAGAAAAGAAAATGATGAGGCCTAATGTTGTAAACAACGAACCGCATTTGGCATTGTTTGTAAAGGACGAAAACCCTCTGAAGTTTTATGAGGCTATTACGTATTTTGCGTTGGATAATTTAAAGGAAAACGGATTGTTGTTTTTTGAAATCAACGAGTATTTAGGCCGCAATATGATTCGGTTGCTTAAGGACAATGGCTTTAACAATATACAATTAAAGCAAGATATTTTTAAGAAAGATAGAAT
- a CDS encoding GNAT family N-acetyltransferase gives MSKDTIVIREIQPEDNEQLEQVIRNCFYEFKIPLEGTAYSDEETPRMFESYQNSKDVYYVVDSNGTILGGGGVKPLKDFEADVCEIQKMYFSPEVRGKGYGKLLFEKCLQSAKTLGYKQCYLESAPQLKAAIHIYESYGFKHIEGALGNTGHYSCGVWMIKDL, from the coding sequence GTGAGTAAAGATACTATAGTTATACGAGAAATTCAGCCTGAAGATAATGAACAATTAGAGCAGGTTATAAGAAATTGTTTTTATGAGTTTAAAATACCTTTGGAGGGTACGGCGTATTCTGATGAGGAGACCCCTAGAATGTTTGAGTCTTATCAAAATAGTAAAGATGTTTATTATGTTGTTGACAGCAATGGAACGATTTTAGGCGGTGGAGGTGTTAAGCCTTTAAAAGATTTTGAAGCCGATGTCTGTGAAATTCAAAAAATGTATTTTTCTCCAGAGGTAAGAGGTAAGGGTTATGGTAAATTATTATTCGAAAAGTGTTTACAATCTGCTAAAACGTTAGGTTATAAACAGTGTTATTTAGAATCTGCCCCGCAACTTAAAGCGGCTATTCATATTTATGAAAGCTATGGGTTTAAGCATATAGAAGGTGCTTTGGGAAATACCGGACATTATTCGTGTGGTGTTTGGATGATTAAAGATTTATGA
- a CDS encoding LEA type 2 family protein, which translates to MLVKILKSKKIRIRNIIILSTILLAFTGCKVSEKPEFSHIENVKILESTSKHITFTAEAFFKNPNDIGGELKTDEIKVLVNDNEMATVSTKSFKVPAKKEFSIPLKASIPTDRIFSNKNLGGLLGSLLNQKIKVQYKGDIIYKALGFSYTYNIDKIETVKIKL; encoded by the coding sequence ATGTTAGTGAAGATACTTAAATCTAAAAAAATCAGAATAAGGAATATTATTATTTTATCAACAATATTGCTAGCGTTCACGGGCTGCAAAGTTAGTGAAAAACCAGAGTTTTCGCATATTGAAAACGTTAAGATTCTAGAATCCACATCAAAACACATCACATTTACCGCCGAAGCTTTCTTTAAAAATCCAAATGATATTGGCGGCGAATTAAAAACAGACGAAATAAAAGTATTGGTTAACGATAACGAAATGGCAACAGTATCGACCAAAAGCTTTAAAGTACCCGCAAAAAAAGAATTTTCAATTCCGCTTAAGGCAAGTATCCCTACTGATAGAATTTTTAGCAACAAAAATCTCGGCGGATTACTTGGGAGTCTACTCAACCAAAAAATAAAAGTGCAATATAAAGGCGACATTATATATAAGGCTTTAGGCTTTTCATATACTTATAATATTGACAAGATCGAAACCGTGAAAATTAAATTATAA